A genomic stretch from Scheffersomyces stipitis CBS 6054 chromosome 6, complete sequence includes:
- a CDS encoding predicted protein gives MLCDLNVPWPCSTYNTQPTQQQLEVLKNTIVTLYSLGYTHQAINFSINENVRIPVGTPDLINPINIAYLKSELVPRFPKLKLFTRLTIIVSDPSKLQGLAKIQNHFDVLAVQPVNEKALQLCTTNLDIDLVSFNLGSKLPFFLKHKTIGSAIDKGIKFEVCYSTVVSGSIGYANVGDSTNVQLIKKNFFNNVLQLIRASRSKGIVVSSGAVQPLQARNGEDILTLLKTLGLDNSRAKSCITLNAERALISGRLRIKSYKQTVIAGNDSDEVLVEKKDPSKPDTLAYKKRLGDSSSGRLLKKQKRSKD, from the coding sequence ATGTTGTGTGATCTAAACGTGCCGTGGCCGTGTCTGACGTATAACACCCAGCCGACccagcaacaacttgagGTGCTCAAAAACACCATCGTCACTTTATATTCGCTAGGCTACACTCATCAAGCcatcaatttttcaatcaacGAAAATGTTAGAATACCCGTAGGAACGCCAGACCTCATCAACCCTATCAACATCGCATATTTGAAGTCAGAACTCGTGCCCAGGTTTCCAAAActcaaacttttcaccaGACTAACCATCATAGTTTCTGATCCTTCCAAGCTTCAAGGTTTAGCCAAGATCCAGAACCATTTCGATGTTCTTGCAGTACAGCCAGTAAACGAAAAGGCTCTACAATTATGTACTACCAACCTCGACATCGATCTTGTTTCCTTTAATTTGGGTTCAAAATTGCCATTTTTCCTTAAACACAAAACTATCGGAAGTGCCATTGATAAAGGTATCAAATTCGAAGTCTGCTATAGCACAGTAGTCTCTGGCTCCATTGGGTATGCCAATGTAGGTGACAGTACTAATGTCCAGctcatcaagaagaactttttcaacaacgtGTTGCAGTTGATCAGGGCGTCTCGTTCTAAAGGAATAGTAGTATCTAGCGGTGCTGTACAGCCACTCCAGGCTAGAAACGGTGAGGACATCTTAACTTTGCTCAAAACCCTTGGACTAGACAATAGTAGAGCAAAATCTTGTATAACCTTGAACGCAGAAAGAGCGTTGATCAGCGGAAGATTACGTATCAAGAGCTATAAACAAACAGTAATCGCAGGAAACGATCTGGACGAAGTACTtgtggaaaagaaggaCCCTTCAAAACCTGACACTTTGGCATACAAAAAGAGATTGGGAGATTCTCTGAGTGgaagattgttgaagaagcaaaaacGTTCAAAAGACTAG
- the BMH1 gene encoding Multifunctional chaperone (14-3-3 family) Posttranslational modification, protein turnover (Brain Modulosignalin Homolog Multifunctional chaperone (14-3-3 family) Posttranslational modification, protein turnover~go_function protein domain specific binding), translating into MPASREDSVYLAKLAEQAERYEEMVENMKAVASSGQELSVEERNLLSVAYKNVIGARRASWRIVSSIEQKEEAKGNENQVSLIREYRAKIEAELSKICEDILSVLTDHLISSAQSSESKVFYYKMKGDYHRYLAEFAISEKRKEAADLSLEAYKSASDVAVTELPPTHPIRLGLALNFSVFYYEILNSPDRACHLAKQAFDDAVADLETLSEDSYKDSTLIMQLLRDNLTLWTDLSEAPAAADEQPAEAAESKEAPADEE; encoded by the coding sequence ATGCCTGCCTCCCGTGAAGATTCTGTTTACCTCGCCAAGTTGGCTGAACAAGCTGAACGTtatgaagaaatggttgAGAACATGAAGGCCgttgcttcttctggtcAAGAATTatctgttgaagaacgTAACTTATTGTCCGTTGCCTACAAGAACGTCATTGGTGCCCGCCGTGCCTCTTGGAGaattgtttcttctatCGAACAAAAGGAAGAAGCCAAGGGCAACGAAAACCAAGTTTCGTTGATCCGCGAATACCGTGCTAAGATTGAAGCTGAATTGTCGAAAATTTGTGAAGACATCTTGTCGGTATTGACTGACCACTTGATCTCGTCGGCTCAATCCAGCGAATCCAAGGTGTTCTACTACAAAATGAAGGGAGACTACCACCGTTACTTGGCTGAATTTGCTATTTCTGAGAAGCGTAAGGAAGCTGCTGACTTATCTTTGGAAGCCTACAAGTCTGCTTCCGATGTTGCTGTCACGGAATTACCCCCAACTCACCCAATTAGATTAGGTTTAGCATTGAATTTCTCCGTTTTCTACTACGAGATCTTGAACTCTCCTGATAGAGCCTGTCATTTAGCCAAGCAAGCCTTTGACGATGCTGTTGCTGATTTGGAAACTTtatcagaagattcttACAAGGATTCCACTTTGATCATGCAATTATTAAGAGATAACTTAACTTTATGGACCGATTTGTCTGAAGCTCCAGCTGCTGCTGATGAGCAACCAGCCGAGGCTGCCGAATCCAAGGAAGCTCCagctgatgaagaatag
- a CDS encoding predicted protein, whose protein sequence is MSDTSEVSEPTFGRPKFPSLVHLATQTISRHLTSLEDFGQTPYHLMEPILKRMNAKQLSSMEEKSPHIVPQSDRLWSQLIEKDFPDRPHTADVFSRTKPDATPYRTLYHKYVTEREAFRQDSAKRLRRITQQLQNKKSENKIITVSGILKDPTIKRRTYSSPRGSYGRQTALNKSSILNKARRELQGRNLIFSRQHVKPYSAYDAFK, encoded by the coding sequence ATGAGCGATACGCTGGAAGTACTGGAGCCGACTTTTGGCCGACCCAAGTTTCCCAGTTTGGTACATTTGGCCACGCAGACGATTTCCAGGCATCTCACCAGTTTAGAAGATTTCGGCCAGACACCATACCATTTGATGGAGCCTATACTTAAGCGAATGAATGCCAAACAACTCAGCCTGATGGAAGAAAAGTCTCCACATATTGTACCTCAATCAGACAGGCTTTGGAGCCAACTTATCGAAAAAGATTTTCCAGATAGACCTCATACAGCAGATGTATTCTCACGAACCAAACCAGATGCAACACCTTATAGAACTCTTTACCACAAATATGTTACTGAAAGAGAAGCTTTCCGACAAGATCTGGCCAAGAGATTGCGGAGAATTACCCAGCAGCttcagaacaagaaatcagaGAATAAGATCATCACTGTCAGCGGGATCTTGAAGGATCCAAccatcaagagaagaacgTATTCTAGCCCGAGAGGCAGCTATGGCCGGCAAACGGCATTGAACAAGAGTTCAATTCTCAACAAAGCCAGGAGGGAACTTCAGGGTCGAaatttgatcttttctaGACAACATGTAAAGCCTTATTCTGCTTATGATGCCTTCAAG
- a CDS encoding cell division control protein 12 (go_function GTP binding~go_process cell cycle), with product MVCGESGLGKTTFINTLFQSSLKSYQSASERHNKFTSAHQNVDIDIVRAILEEKNFKIRLNIIDTPGFGNNVNNHDSWTPIIDFIDDQHESYMKQEQQPSRKDKKDLRVHACLYFIRPTGHSLKPLDIEIMKRLSTRVNLIPVIAKSDTLSPSELETFKTRIRDVIEAQDINIYTPPLELDDPASAEHSKQLIEAMPFAVIGSEEEVEVTPGQFVRGRKYPWGLVEVENEQHCDFKKLRSLLLRTNMLDLILSTNEFHFETFRSIKMGGTDEDGEDNDKELTNENGEVIKKPSTSKKPRRLHNPKFKEEEDALKKFFTEQVKAEEQRFRQWETNIVNERNRLNQDLEEMQTKLKTLEDQVKKLQLAKR from the coding sequence ATGGTGTGTGGTGAAAGCGGCTTGGGTAAGACGACATTCATCAACACGTTATTCCAGTCGTCGTTGAAGTCGTATCAGAGTGCTTCGGAAAGACACAACAAGTTTACTCTGGCTCACCAGAATGTAGACATCGACATTGTGAGAGCCATTTTGGAggaaaagaacttcaagatcagATTGAACATTATCGACACCCCCGGATTCGGTAACAATGTTAACAACCACGATTCATGGACGCCAATCATCGACTTCATTGACGATCAGCACGAGTCGTATATGAAACAGGAACAACAGCCTTCGagaaaagacaagaaggacTTGAGAGTACATGCCTGTCTCTATTTCATAAGACCCACTGGACACTCGTTGAAGCCTTTGGACATTGAGATCATGAAGCGTCTTTCCACCAGAGTTAACTTGATCCCGGTCATTGCCAAATCAGACACCTTGTCCCCCTCGGAATTAGAAACTTTCAAAACGAGAATCAGAGACGTAATTGAAGCACAAGACATTAACATTTATACACCACCTTTGGAGTTGGACGACCCTGCCAGTGCCGAACACTCTAAGCAGTTGATCGAAGCTATGCCCTTCGCTGTTATTGGCTCTGAGGAAGAAGTGGAAGTCACTCCAGGTCAATTTGTAAGAGGTAGAAAGTATCCATGGGGCTTGGTTGAAGTGGAAAATGAACAGCATTGtgacttcaagaaattgagaagCTTGTTGTTAAGAACCAATatgttggacttgatttTGTCTACCAACGAGTTCCACTTTGAGACGTTCAGATCCATCAAGATGGGTGGAACAGACGAAGATGGCGAGGACAACGACAAGGAGTTGACCAACGAGAATGGCGAGGTGATCAAGAAGCCTTCCACCTCCaagaaaccaagaagaTTACATAACCCCAAGTtcaaagaggaagaagatgcaTTGAAAAAGTTCTTCACCGAACAAGTCAAGGCAGAGGAACAGAGATTCAGACAATGGGAAACCAACATTGTCAACGAGAGAAATAGATTGAACCaggacttggaagaaatgcagaccaagttgaagacgTTGGAGGACCAggtcaagaagttgcaatTGGCCAAGCGTTAG
- a CDS encoding putative metalloprotease, whose product MSKMQLAVHQEDADILLKEKNVLNDPVLDKYRVSGQIAQTGLQYIASLINDSYHLGKYPQPLTVQELCILGDSFLTKLLSRVYNNVIREKGIAQPTSIEVNELVAGFAPEVDDEGAYTFVAGDVVTISLGVQIDGYTANVAHTVVIYPAGVEVNNEIKPTGPLLGGKADAICATHIATETIVALLGLALSPEKIPAQLKINGSATITGGHIRALVDSVAESFNCVVLPGSKVRRVRRFLSGQAEGIVAERDFKGVVWDESHQEQKLLQKSTISNSTDLIIQTNNSNTSTSTNTSSAIPTDDFVVLAGEVYQIDMRLASLQEFEGEAGLITTEEIDHFTGKNHKNEFNCKSTIHVRDFAVTHQLKLKTSRRLLGEVDKRFSVYPFKLSYTCKHFPVKLENDNVQEQLAQIKSELKTNKLGLSELSNRHLIKSKPVQVTKFIPLDKILLSANPTGKHAIDMSKPVLPGMEIPLPNLGVSSLKLKALLKHAKPIANVRESTTVVLNNVKNEVVRLTGGSKTTTPSWVHSQYKLGGAYVQSIEQIVQLSKDKRFGIKVKECQPYNLSKTVGQAAETMELD is encoded by the coding sequence ATGTCCAAGATGCAACTTGCTGTCCACCAAGAGGACGCTGAcattttgttgaaggaaaagaacGTTCTCAACGATCCTGTTTTGGACAAATACAGAGTTTCTGGCCAGATTGCTCAGACTGGGTTACAATATATTGCTTCTTTAATCAATGATTCGTACCATTTAGGCAAATACCCTCAACCCTTGACCGTCCAGGAGTTGTGTATTTTGGGAGACTCGTTTttgaccaagttgttgtCCCGTGTGTATAATAATGTCATCAGAGAGAAGGGAATTGCCCAGCCTACCTCCATCGAAGTCAATGAGTTGGTGGCTGGTTTTgctccagaagttgatgatgaaggTGCCTACACTTTCGTAGCTGGAGATGTTGTTACCATCTCGTTGGGTGTCCAGATCGACGGTTATACTGCCAATGTGGCGCATACCGTGGTCATCTACCCTGCTGGCGTAGAAGTGAATAACGAAATCAAGCCCACTGGACCTTTGTTGGGAGGTAAGGCTGACGCCATCTGTGCTACCCATATTGCCACCGAGACCATTGTTGCTTTGTTGGGATTGGCTTTATCACCAGAAAAGATTCCTGCCCAACTCAAGATCAACGGTAGCGCCACTATCACCGGAGGTCACATCCGTGCTCTTGTGGACTCGGTTGCTGAGTCGTTCAACTGTGTGGTTTTGCCAGGATCCAAGGTCAGAAGAGTAAGAAGATTCTTGTCGGGACAAGCTGAGGGTATTGTTGCCGAACGTGATTTCAAGGGTGTCGTTTGGGACGAATCTCACCAGGAACAGAAATTGTTACAGAAGAGTACCATAAGTAATAGCACAGATTTGATCATCCAAACaaacaacagcaacacTAGCACATCAACCAACACCTCCAGCGCCATTCCAACAGAtgattttgttgttttGGCTGGTGAAGTGTACCAAATCGACATGAGATTGGCTTCTTTACAGGAGTTCGAAGGCGAGGCTGGTTTGATCACCACCGAGGAAATCGACCATTTCACTGGCAAGAACCACAAGAATGAATTCAACTGTAAGAGCACTATCCACGTTCGTGATTTCGCAGTGACTCACCAGTTGAAGTTAAAGACTTCTCGTAGATTGTTAGGTGAAGTCGACAAGAGATTCTCGGTTTACCCATTCAAGTTATCATACACCTGCAAGCATTTCCCAGTCAAGTTAGAAAATGACAATGTCCAAGAACAATTGGCACAGATTAAGTCCGAATTGAAGACCAACAAATTGGGGTTGTCCGAGTTGTCCAATAGACATTTAATAAAATCAAAGCCAGTGCAAGTCACAAAGTTCATACCcttggacaagatcttgCTTTCAGCTAACCCTACTGGTAAACACGCAATTGACATGAGCAAGCCTGTTTTGCCAGGTATGGAAATCCCCTTGCCAAACTTGGGAGTCTCgtctttgaagttgaaggcttTGTTGAAGCACGCCAAGCCTATTGCTAACGTCAGAGAATCTACTACTGTTGTTCTCAACAACGTCAAGAACGAAGTTGTTCGTTTGACCGGCGGCTCTAAGACTACTACGCCAAGCTGGGTCCACTCTCAATACAAGTTGGGAGGTGCCTACGTCCAGTccattgaacaaattgTGCAATTGAGCAAAGACAAGAGATTTGGTATCAAGGTCAAAGAATGCCAGCCATACAACTTGAGCAAGACTGTTGGCCAGGCTGCCGAGACCATGGAGTTGGATTAG